One window of the Equus asinus isolate D_3611 breed Donkey chromosome 28, EquAss-T2T_v2, whole genome shotgun sequence genome contains the following:
- the CCL22 gene encoding C-C motif chemokine 22: MASLQTPLLAALILLAMVIPATQAGPYGANVEDSVCCRDHIRHPVPGRMVKYYYWTSDSCRRPGVVLLTLRGREICADPRQPWVKKILQKLDK, encoded by the exons ATGGCCAGCCTACAGACCCCGCTCCTGGCTGCCCTCATCCTCCTCGCTATGGTAATTCCAGCAACCCAGGCAG GCCCTTACGGCGCCAACGTGGAGGACAGCGTCTGCTGCCGCGACCACATCCGTCACCCCGTGCCCGGGCGAATGGTGAAATACTACTATTGGACTTCAGACTCCTGCCGGAGGCCCGGCGTCGT CCTGCTAACCCTCAGGGGCCGGGAGATCTGCGCTGACCCCAGACAGCCCTGGGTGAAGAAGATTCTCCAGAAGCTGGACAAGTGA
- the CX3CL1 gene encoding fractalkine isoform X1, whose amino-acid sequence MQSQPQLCSLATSEASLFFPPPPCLRGRAGGGGSLEPIIEKGRSGGRRSGIRIAELQQTHQTGCLPWHRLDPRLPAAMAPGSLSWLLSWAALCHLTMLLAGASVGSGQQHGVKKCIFTCNKMTSEIPLHRLVRYQRNQESCDKPAIIFETKGHRNICADPKESWVQAAMEHLDRQAAVTTQNGGTFEKQIGLSEPRTAPVTRGVDRSAVSEPKATEESSSQEAQRALGTSPELLMGAAGSWGTTSLSTSKPPDGGAPAGPKKTELLNTAAVTTAASWQSSAASQPESGLWAEGKSSEGPSTQAPSTQAPSTQAPSTQTPSTQTLPTPSTQAPSTQTLPTQAPSTQTLSTQAPTVSHTAQEDSVGPEGQSMLVKRQNLMPENSLGSMEMDPISAHTDAFRGPGSLPHVSSTPVFSDGAPSREPVASGSWAPKAKEPIHATVDPQRLGIIITPVPDSQAATRRQAVGLLAFLGLLFCLGVAMFAYQSFQSCPHKLVGDVVERLHYIPRSCASNSYVLVPV is encoded by the exons ATGCAGAGCCAGCCCCAGCTCTGTTCCTTGGCAACATCCGAGGCTTCCTTGttcttccccccgcccccctgcCTGCGGGGGCGGGCGGGAGGCGGAGGCAGCCTGGAGCCCATTATAGAAAAGGGCCGCTCAGGCGGGAGGCGAAGCGGCATCCGCATCGCTGAGCTCCAGCAAACACACCAGACCGGTTGCCTGCCCTGGCACCGCCTGGACCCCCGCCTGCCTGCAGCCATGGCTCCTGGCTCTCTCTCCTGGCTGCTTAGCTGGGCTGCCCTCTGCCATCTGACCATGCTCCTGGCCG GGGCCTCTGTGGGCTCAGGGCAGCAACATGGTGTGAAGAAATGCATCTTCACGTGCAACAAGATGACCTCGGAGATCCCCCTGCATCGTCTGGTCCGCTATCAACGAAATCAGGAGTCGTGTGACAAACCTGCCATCAT CTTCGAGACCAAGGGGCACAGAAATATTTGTGCCGACCCAAAGGAGAGTTGGGTTCAGGCAGCCATGGAACATCTAGATCGCCAGGCTGCTGTTACGACTCAAAATGGCGGCACATTCGAGAAGCAAATCGGCCTGAGTGAGCCTAGGACCGCCCCGGTCACCAGGGGAGTGGACAGGTCTGCGGTCTCAGAGCCCAAAGCCACAGAGGAAAGCAGTAGCCAGGAGGCACAGAGGGCCTTGGGGACTTCCCCAGAGCTGCTGATGGGAGCGGCTGGTTCCTGGGGGACCACGTCCCTCTCCACTTCAAAGCCTCCGGATGGAGGGGCTCCAGCTGGACCCAAGAAAACTGAGCTGCTCAACACAGCTGCTGTCACCACCGCCGCATCTTGGCAGAGTTCTGCTGCCTCCCAACCTGAGTCAGGCCTCTGGGCTGAGGGAAAGTCCTCTGAGGGCCCCTCCACACAGGCCCCCTCCACCCAGGCCCCCTCCACCCAGGCCCCCTCCACCCAGACCCCCTCCACCcagaccctccccaccccctccacccaggCCCCCTCCACCCAGAccctccccacccaggcccccTCCACCCAGACCCTCTCTACCCAGGCTCCCACCGTTTCACACACAGCCCAGGAGGACAGTGTTGGACCTGAAGGCCAATCCATGTTGGTCAAGAGACAGAATCTCATGCCAGAGAACTCTCTAGGGTCCATGGAGATGGATCCCATTTCAGCTCACACGGATGCTTTCAGGGGGCCTGGAAGCCTGCCCCATGTCTCCTCGACGCCTGTCTTCTCTGATGGGGCCCCCAGCAGGGAGCCAGTGGCCTCAGGCAGCTGGGCCCCCAAGGCCAAGGAGCCCATCCATGCCACCGTGGACCCCCAAAGGCTAGGCATCATCATCACTCCTGTCCCCGACTCCCAGGCGGCCACTCGGAGGCAGGCAGTCGGGCTGCTGGCCTTCCTTGGCCTCCTCTTCTGCCTGGGGGTGGCCATGTTTGCCTACCAGAGTTTCCAGAGCTGCCCCCACAAGCTAGTGGGGGACGTGGTGGAAAGGCTTCATTACATCCCCCGGAGCTGTGCCAGTAACTCGTACGTCCTGGTGCCGGTGTGA
- the CX3CL1 gene encoding fractalkine isoform X2, with amino-acid sequence MQSQPQLCSLATSEASLFFPPPPCLRGRAGGGGSLEPIIEKGRSGGRRSGIRIAELQQTHQTGCLPWHRLDPRLPAAMAPGSLSWLLSWAALCHLTMLLAGQQHGVKKCIFTCNKMTSEIPLHRLVRYQRNQESCDKPAIIFETKGHRNICADPKESWVQAAMEHLDRQAAVTTQNGGTFEKQIGLSEPRTAPVTRGVDRSAVSEPKATEESSSQEAQRALGTSPELLMGAAGSWGTTSLSTSKPPDGGAPAGPKKTELLNTAAVTTAASWQSSAASQPESGLWAEGKSSEGPSTQAPSTQAPSTQAPSTQTPSTQTLPTPSTQAPSTQTLPTQAPSTQTLSTQAPTVSHTAQEDSVGPEGQSMLVKRQNLMPENSLGSMEMDPISAHTDAFRGPGSLPHVSSTPVFSDGAPSREPVASGSWAPKAKEPIHATVDPQRLGIIITPVPDSQAATRRQAVGLLAFLGLLFCLGVAMFAYQSFQSCPHKLVGDVVERLHYIPRSCASNSYVLVPV; translated from the exons ATGCAGAGCCAGCCCCAGCTCTGTTCCTTGGCAACATCCGAGGCTTCCTTGttcttccccccgcccccctgcCTGCGGGGGCGGGCGGGAGGCGGAGGCAGCCTGGAGCCCATTATAGAAAAGGGCCGCTCAGGCGGGAGGCGAAGCGGCATCCGCATCGCTGAGCTCCAGCAAACACACCAGACCGGTTGCCTGCCCTGGCACCGCCTGGACCCCCGCCTGCCTGCAGCCATGGCTCCTGGCTCTCTCTCCTGGCTGCTTAGCTGGGCTGCCCTCTGCCATCTGACCATGCTCCTGGCCG GGCAGCAACATGGTGTGAAGAAATGCATCTTCACGTGCAACAAGATGACCTCGGAGATCCCCCTGCATCGTCTGGTCCGCTATCAACGAAATCAGGAGTCGTGTGACAAACCTGCCATCAT CTTCGAGACCAAGGGGCACAGAAATATTTGTGCCGACCCAAAGGAGAGTTGGGTTCAGGCAGCCATGGAACATCTAGATCGCCAGGCTGCTGTTACGACTCAAAATGGCGGCACATTCGAGAAGCAAATCGGCCTGAGTGAGCCTAGGACCGCCCCGGTCACCAGGGGAGTGGACAGGTCTGCGGTCTCAGAGCCCAAAGCCACAGAGGAAAGCAGTAGCCAGGAGGCACAGAGGGCCTTGGGGACTTCCCCAGAGCTGCTGATGGGAGCGGCTGGTTCCTGGGGGACCACGTCCCTCTCCACTTCAAAGCCTCCGGATGGAGGGGCTCCAGCTGGACCCAAGAAAACTGAGCTGCTCAACACAGCTGCTGTCACCACCGCCGCATCTTGGCAGAGTTCTGCTGCCTCCCAACCTGAGTCAGGCCTCTGGGCTGAGGGAAAGTCCTCTGAGGGCCCCTCCACACAGGCCCCCTCCACCCAGGCCCCCTCCACCCAGGCCCCCTCCACCCAGACCCCCTCCACCcagaccctccccaccccctccacccaggCCCCCTCCACCCAGAccctccccacccaggcccccTCCACCCAGACCCTCTCTACCCAGGCTCCCACCGTTTCACACACAGCCCAGGAGGACAGTGTTGGACCTGAAGGCCAATCCATGTTGGTCAAGAGACAGAATCTCATGCCAGAGAACTCTCTAGGGTCCATGGAGATGGATCCCATTTCAGCTCACACGGATGCTTTCAGGGGGCCTGGAAGCCTGCCCCATGTCTCCTCGACGCCTGTCTTCTCTGATGGGGCCCCCAGCAGGGAGCCAGTGGCCTCAGGCAGCTGGGCCCCCAAGGCCAAGGAGCCCATCCATGCCACCGTGGACCCCCAAAGGCTAGGCATCATCATCACTCCTGTCCCCGACTCCCAGGCGGCCACTCGGAGGCAGGCAGTCGGGCTGCTGGCCTTCCTTGGCCTCCTCTTCTGCCTGGGGGTGGCCATGTTTGCCTACCAGAGTTTCCAGAGCTGCCCCCACAAGCTAGTGGGGGACGTGGTGGAAAGGCTTCATTACATCCCCCGGAGCTGTGCCAGTAACTCGTACGTCCTGGTGCCGGTGTGA
- the CX3CL1 gene encoding fractalkine isoform X3, translated as MEHLDRQAAVTTQNGGTFEKQIGLSEPRTAPVTRGVDRSAVSEPKATEESSSQEAQRALGTSPELLMGAAGSWGTTSLSTSKPPDGGAPAGPKKTELLNTAAVTTAASWQSSAASQPESGLWAEGKSSEGPSTQAPSTQAPSTQAPSTQTPSTQTLPTPSTQAPSTQTLPTQAPSTQTLSTQAPTVSHTAQEDSVGPEGQSMLVKRQNLMPENSLGSMEMDPISAHTDAFRGPGSLPHVSSTPVFSDGAPSREPVASGSWAPKAKEPIHATVDPQRLGIIITPVPDSQAATRRQAVGLLAFLGLLFCLGVAMFAYQSFQSCPHKLVGDVVERLHYIPRSCASNSYVLVPV; from the coding sequence ATGGAACATCTAGATCGCCAGGCTGCTGTTACGACTCAAAATGGCGGCACATTCGAGAAGCAAATCGGCCTGAGTGAGCCTAGGACCGCCCCGGTCACCAGGGGAGTGGACAGGTCTGCGGTCTCAGAGCCCAAAGCCACAGAGGAAAGCAGTAGCCAGGAGGCACAGAGGGCCTTGGGGACTTCCCCAGAGCTGCTGATGGGAGCGGCTGGTTCCTGGGGGACCACGTCCCTCTCCACTTCAAAGCCTCCGGATGGAGGGGCTCCAGCTGGACCCAAGAAAACTGAGCTGCTCAACACAGCTGCTGTCACCACCGCCGCATCTTGGCAGAGTTCTGCTGCCTCCCAACCTGAGTCAGGCCTCTGGGCTGAGGGAAAGTCCTCTGAGGGCCCCTCCACACAGGCCCCCTCCACCCAGGCCCCCTCCACCCAGGCCCCCTCCACCCAGACCCCCTCCACCcagaccctccccaccccctccacccaggCCCCCTCCACCCAGAccctccccacccaggcccccTCCACCCAGACCCTCTCTACCCAGGCTCCCACCGTTTCACACACAGCCCAGGAGGACAGTGTTGGACCTGAAGGCCAATCCATGTTGGTCAAGAGACAGAATCTCATGCCAGAGAACTCTCTAGGGTCCATGGAGATGGATCCCATTTCAGCTCACACGGATGCTTTCAGGGGGCCTGGAAGCCTGCCCCATGTCTCCTCGACGCCTGTCTTCTCTGATGGGGCCCCCAGCAGGGAGCCAGTGGCCTCAGGCAGCTGGGCCCCCAAGGCCAAGGAGCCCATCCATGCCACCGTGGACCCCCAAAGGCTAGGCATCATCATCACTCCTGTCCCCGACTCCCAGGCGGCCACTCGGAGGCAGGCAGTCGGGCTGCTGGCCTTCCTTGGCCTCCTCTTCTGCCTGGGGGTGGCCATGTTTGCCTACCAGAGTTTCCAGAGCTGCCCCCACAAGCTAGTGGGGGACGTGGTGGAAAGGCTTCATTACATCCCCCGGAGCTGTGCCAGTAACTCGTACGTCCTGGTGCCGGTGTGA